A stretch of DNA from Clostridium sp. JN-9:
AAGTATAAGGGACAATAATGTTGTTATACCATCTCCTATGAACACAATGGATAAATGATTTTCAAACAGCAGTCCCCCAATAAATGGCCCAATACAGTATCCCAGGTTGTGCCCCATATATAAAAGAGAATATGCCTGTTTTCTATTACTTGGAGTGGTCAAGTCAGCAATCATTGAATCATGAGCTGGAGAACATACTGATGAAACTATTGGTGCTGCCATAAGTATATATGCCATTGTCATACCTGGCTTTAAAAAACCGCATAAAATAAATATTATTGCTCCAAGGCCTTGAAAAATAACAAGTATTAGCTTCCTTCCTATTTTATCTACAAGTTTTCCTCCAATTATCATTCCCGGTGCAGTAAACAGTGCTATTGAAGTTATAAAAATTCCTGCTTCATCCTTTTGCATTCCTATTTTTTTTGTTAATATTAAGGCTAATAAAGGGTAAACAAAGCTTCCTATACTGTTTACCATTCTGGAAATAAAAATGACATAGACTTCCTTAGGCAGATTTTTATACTGGCTTATTAATTTAATATCACGCCCCAAATATATTCCCCCCACCTTTAAACCAATTAATTTTTATCTGATTCAATATTATATTCTTTTAATTCAGAGATTATCTCCTGAATACCTATCCTACATACCAGTTTCGATGATGAATCCAAATAGATATTTTTGAAATCAGAAATTAAAATACAGTTAGTTACTCCCAGCTTTCTAATAATCAGCATGTAAAAATTTACATTTTGCAGATTGTTATAGTTTTCCTTTAAGGTATTAATTGATAACTTTGCTTCATCAAGACTTACCAGTGCTGAGTTAAGCAGTTTATCCAATGTTTTTACAAGTATCATACTTTCAAAGTTAAATTCTTTTATTTCCCCAAAGTTATCATTAAAAACTTTTAAGCTTTGTTTCGTAACAATGTTTCTTTTTATCAGTTCATCTTTTGTGATATTTATATTTATAGGATTTGAAGTAAGCTTTTCAGCTAATACATCCAAGGGTAGGTCCTCTTTTAGCGATTTTATTTTCTCTATCCTTAAAAGGATTTTTTCCTTCGGAAAGAAAGTTTCCTGTCCTGTAAAGGAGGACTTTTTTA
This window harbors:
- a CDS encoding DUF4004 family protein — translated: MEDNLISKKELLELTEISYGQLYRWKRKKLIPEEWFIKKSSFTGQETFFPKEKILLRIEKIKSLKEDLPLDVLAEKLTSNPININITKDELIKRNIVTKQSLKVFNDNFGEIKEFNFESMILVKTLDKLLNSALVSLDEAKLSINTLKENYNNLQNVNFYMLIIRKLGVTNCILISDFKNIYLDSSSKLVCRIGIQEIISELKEYNIESDKN